A genomic window from Salvia miltiorrhiza cultivar Shanhuang (shh) chromosome 5, IMPLAD_Smil_shh, whole genome shotgun sequence includes:
- the LOC130985487 gene encoding glyoxysomal processing protease, glyoxysomal has protein sequence MGLPEVAEFARNFAVMVRVQGPDPKGLKMRNHAFHHYNSGKTMLSASGTIFPASSNLELSESILVLTVASVIEPFVSQLYQESISEKKPRLIPGVQIDILMEDKSMVDGNMESLPWLPAQLLKMLDIPHSSAAVRSLIEASCGSPEHSWEVGWSLASHGRGPQHIDSSHEQVEQSPFQNHLPIGSMGSSSPNVMGQSATRIALLAVPSKFSAANPLKVQRSIPKRGNLLLAMGSPFGILSPLHFFNNISVGSIGNSYPPSSSTRSLLMADIRCLPGMEGSPVFSEQAQFIGLLTRPLRQKISGTEVQMVIPWEAIASACSELMLEKPHSAWDGVNYSNQHLSVVETVLPKDHSYELPNHSHEQIHFGSRLLSPVEKAMSSICLITTDDGSWASGVLLNKQGLVLTNAHLLEPWRFGKTASTSDRNERRSEVSIIPNAHMRLETFNGEKSSQNLVATNLKAADISLKNDDGLSQCSLAKINHRNIRVRLDFMDPWIWTDARIVYVSKGPLDVALLQLAIAPGQLCPISFDVDCPASGSEAYVIGHGLFGPRCDFLPSACLGVIAKVIEAARSPETRSSKLSSCEQFPAMLETTAAVHPGSSGGAVVNSNGCMIGLVTSNAKHGGGTVIPHLNFSIPCAALKPILKFSEDMQNLTVLEELDKPNEHLSSIWALMPPVYPKPEPIPDILKFPAEDNGKGTKGSRFAKFIADRNELLKTTAQHGIPGRFSTDLIPSKL, from the exons ATGGGTCTCCCTGAAGTTGCTGAGTTTGCTCGCAACTTCGCTGTGATGGTCAGAGTTCAAGGCCCC GACCCGAAGGGTCTGAAAATGCGAAATCATGCTTTCCACCATTACAA TTCTGGCAAAACAATGCTATCAGCTTCAGGAACGATTTTTCCAGCATCCAGCAACTTGGAATTGTCAGAGAGCATCTTGGTCTTGACAGTTGCATCCGTGATTGAACCATTTGTATCACAGTTGTACCAGGAAAGCATTTCAGAG AAGAAGCCTCGTTTGATACCAGGTGTTCAGATTGATATACTAATGGAG GACAAGTCTATGGTAGATGGCAACATGGAGTCTCTACCCTGGCTTCCAGCTCAACTTCTAAAGATG CTTGACATTCCACATTCATCTGCTGCCGTCCGATCACTAATTGAAGCTTCTTGCGGTTCACCGGAACATAGTTGGGAAGTTGGTTGGTCTCTAGCCTCTCATGGCCGTGGTCCTCAACATATTGACAGCTCCCACGAACAG GTTGAGCAATCACCCTTCCAGAATCATTTGCCCATTGGGAGTATGGGATCAAGCAGCCCTAATGTCATGGGACaatcagctacaagaattgcccTGCTAGCAGTTCCCTCCAAATTTTCTGCAGCT AATCCCCTGAAGGTGCAGAGATCTATTCCAAAGAGAGGCAATCTTCTTCTGGCGATGGGATCTCCTTTTGGCATATTATCACCTTTACACTTCTTTAACAA TATTTCAGTGGGGTCGATTGGCAACAGCTACCCACCCAGTTCTTCAACAAGATCTTTATTGATGGCTGATATTAGATGTCTTCCTG GAATGGAAGGTAGCCCAGTTTTCAGTGAACAAGCACAATTTATTGGTCTTCTGACGAGACCACTGCGGCAAAAGATTAGTGGCACCGAAGTTCAG ATGGTGATTCCATGGGAAGCCATTGCCTCTGCTTGCAGTGAGTTGATGCTGGAGAAGCCTCATAGTGCTTGGGATGGAGTCAATTATAGTAATCAACACTTGAGTGTTGTTGAAACTGTATTACCTAAAGACCACTCATATGAACTTCCAAATCACTCTCACGAGCAGATTCATTTTGGTTCTCGGCTTCTATCTCCAGTTGAAAAGGCTATGTCTTCGATTTGTCTTATCACGACTGATGATGGATCATGGGCATCTGGTGTTTTGCTCAATAAACAAGGTCTGGTTCTTACAAATGCTCATCTCCTTGAGCCATGGAGATTTGGAAAAACAGCTTCGACTAGTGACAGAAATGAGAGAAGATCGGAGGTTTCTATTATTCCGAATGCTCATATGAGGCTTGAGACATTTAATGGTGAAAAATCAAGTCAGAATCTGGTGGCTACAAATCTAAAAGCAGCAGATATATCTTTGAAAAATGACGATGGACTTTCTCAATGCAGCTTGGCTAAGATAAATCACAGAAATATACGCGTGCGCTTAGACTTTATGGATCCTTGGATTTGGACTGATGCTAGGATAGTCTATGTCTCCAAAGGTCCCTTAGATGTTGCTCTACTGCAGCTTGCGATAGCTCCTGGTCAACTTTGTCCTATTTCCTTTGATGTTGATTGCCCTGCATCTGGATCGGAGGCATATGTCATTGGGCATGGATTATTTGGGCCTCGTTGTG ACTTCCTTCCATCTGCTTGCCTCGGTGTGATAGCTAAAGTAATTGAAGCTGCTAGATCTCCAGAGACCCGATCCAGTAAACTGAGCTCATGTGAGCAATTCCCGGCCATGCTTGAAACAACTGCAGCAGTCCATCCTGGCAGTAGTGGTGGTGCTGTTGTCAACTCAAATGGTTGCATGATTGGTCTCGTCACAAG CAATGCCAAGCATGGTGGAGGAACGGTAATACCACATTTGAACTTCAGCATCCCATGTGCGGCGCTTAAGCCAATCTTGAAGTTCTCTGAAG ATATGCAGAATCTTACGGTTTTAGAAGAACTTGACAAACCTAATGAACACCTTTCTTCTATATGGGCGCTGATGCCGCCAGTATATCCCAAGCCAGAGCCTATACCCGATATACTGAAGTTTCCTGCTGAAGACAACGGTAAAGGTACAAAGGGTTCTCGTTTTGCCAAATTTATAGCCGACAGAAACGAATTGCTGAAGACGACAGCACAGCATGGGATACCTGGAAGATTTTCTACTGACCTTATACCGAGTAAGTTGTAA
- the LOC130985488 gene encoding mitochondrial arginine transporter BAC1, whose protein sequence is MGESAGFVSGYKEYVAGMLAGVATVIVGHPFDTVKVKLQKHNTEANGIKYKNGLHCTTRILKTEGVKGLYRGATSSFVGMAFESSLAFGIYSQTKHLLQGKAQSGEPQLLSIIPAGLFAGGVISFILCPSELVKCRMQVQGADSFIQSSSRYSSPIDCALKTVKSEGLTGIFRGGGATFFRESIGNAVFFSTYEYVRYYMHKPLRDASSDLTHVIDVGVGIVSGGLGGIACWSVVLPLDVAKTIIQTSPDKNHTRNPAQILELIYKRSGIRGCYTGLGPTIVRAFPANAAAIVTWELAMKILGIKRD, encoded by the exons ATGGGGGAAAGTGCGGGCTTTGTGTCGGGTTACAAGGAGTACGTCGCCGGTATGCTGGCTGGAGTTGCCACTGTCATTGTTGGTCATCCATTCGATACTGTCAAg GTGAAGCTGCAAAAACATAATACAGAAGCTAATGGGATTAAGTACAAGAATGGTTTGCACTGTACTACAAGAATATTGAAGACAGAAGGA GTGAAAGGGCTCTATCGTGGCGCAACGTCTTCTTTTGTGGGAATGGCCTTTGAAAGCTCACTTGCCTTTGGAATTTATTCCCAGACAAAACACTTGCTTCAG GGAAAAGCACAAAGTGGAGAGCCACAGCTTCTTTCCATAATTCCGGCAGGTCTTTTTGCTGGTGGTGTTATTAGCTTTATACTCTGCCCATCTGAGCTGGTAAAG TGTAGAATGCAAGTTCAAGGCGCTGACTCTTTCATTCAAAGTTCAAGCCGGTACAGCAGTCCTATTGATTGTGCCCTTAAAACTGTAAAAAGTGAAGGG CTTACAGGCATTTTCCGTGGAGGAGGTGCAACGTTTTTTAGAGAATCTATTGGAAATGCTGTCTTCTTTAGCACTTATGAGTATGTGCGCTATTACATGCATAAACCACTCAGAGATGCCTCCTCTGATCTAACCCATGTGATTGATGTGGGAGTTGGGATTGTAAGTGGCGGCCTTGGTGGGATAGCT TGTTGGTCTGTTGTTCTACCATTAGATGTTGCGAAGACCATAATCCAAACTTCACCAGACAAAAACCATACAAGAAATCCAGCCCAGATTCTAGAATTG ATTTATAAAAGATCTGGAATCAGAGGATGCTATACGGGGCTTGGTCCTACAATAGTTAGGGCATTTCCTGCTAATGCTGCTGCCATTGTCACATGGGAATTGGCTATGAAAATTCTGGGGATCAAGCGTGATTAA
- the LOC130985489 gene encoding squamosa promoter-binding protein 1, with product METSKEEGKRILLVPELDEEGEDDEDTGEDSKKKGALTPSKRRVSGAGGSTQRSCQAEDCTADMADAKPYHRRHKVCEFHAKAAVVLLSGLRQRFCQQCSRFHELSEFDEAKRSCRRRLAGHNERRRKSSYDS from the exons ATGGAAACCAGCAAGGAAGAAGGGAAGAGGATCCTCCTGGTACCTGAATTGGATGAGGAAGGTGAAGATGACGAAGATACTGGAGAAGATAGCAAGAAAAAAGGAGCCTTGACTCCCTCCAAAAGAAGAGTATCTGGTGCAGGAGGATCAACACAGCGTTCTTGCCAGGCAGAAGACTGCACCGCTGATATGGCTGATGCCAAGCCTTACCATCGTCGACATAAAGTTTGTGAATTTCATGCCAAGGCTGCAGTGGTTCTTCTTTCCGGCTTAAGACAGCGTTTCTGCCAGCAGTGCAGCAG GTTTCAcgaattatcagagtttgatGAAGCTAAAAGAAGTTGTCGCAGGCGTTTGGCAGGGCACAATGAGCGACGGCGCAAGAGTTCGTATGATTCTTAA